TTGGTTTCAAGGAGGTAAGTTTTACGTAGTGGTGTGTCCTTCTGCTACTTGAGTACTTGATGGACTCGTTTCGATCTACTTCGTATATGTACAATTTAGTTTTATCTCAATAAAGATTGTGGTTATTCTATTCAAAAAGCACACACGCATAAATCTGGGTTCGGATTCAACATGGGGTGAGGACGTGAGGTATGTGATATATGTATGTCATTTTAATTTTCATTTATTTGTTTATTCAATTGAATTTGCTGGTTCTAACTTATAACTACTTGGTTAGCATATATATATATATAAGATATGGAGACGATACGAGAACTTTGAACGTGTATATAACTTCTAAATTTTGCTAACACCCAGATTTTGGGACAAGTCAATGTATAATATACTTACGTAGAATGCAGCTATGAAGTAGTAATTTTAAATTGATATTCAGTTCGTCACCATTTATGTAATTTTGCTTACAATGTCGTTCTGAACTACAAAGATATAGTATTCATCTAGATTCATAAGATGAAAACAAAGATTAAAATATCGGTATCGGTGTATCTATTGGTACTTTGAAAAAATGAGATATCTGATATATCGGGGATATCCGGAAAAAAATATCGGAATTTTGGAAAGAAATTTTTTTTTCTGAAATATTTAAATTATTAAATTTACATATAAATATTACAAACATTAACTTTATCTACATCTAGAATGAGAATCTAGGTTGTTGATAAGACACACGCTGGTCCACAAAAGTACAATAATCAGACTAAGACATATGACTCATATAGTATGTGTAGTGTTGAATATGATAATCATATATCTCTTTAGAGAAGCCGATTGTTTCCCCTATAAGTGGATAGTAAGAATGAATTCAACTAGATGACTGATCACTCATTTCTGCGCATTGATTATAGCCATATTGATTGTTGCCTTCTTAGGATTGTTTGAGGTTCCAGTCCCACTACCTAAACTGATAGACTCAAAATTTAGCGCAACTGAAGCAACATCTTGATTATCATTTACACCTCTTGCGCTCCACACCTAGTACTCACTACCAGGACAAACACTTTAGTCGACGAAAAAGTTTCGTCGGCCTGTTAGCTTAATTCGTCGGCTAAGATTTCGTCAGGAAAAGGTCGTCGGCAATGACTTTAGCCGACGAAACTAGAAGACGTCGTCGGCTTTAGTCCCATAATTTAGCCGACGAAAAAGAGATCGTCGGCTTTTTTCCCAGAATTTAGCCGACGAATATCTTAAATGTTTCGTCGACCGTAGTCTGAGACTTTAGCCGACGAAACGTTTAATATATTCGTCGGCTAAAGTATGTAATAAAAAAATAACTAAAGCCGATAAAATATAGTTTGTTTCGTCGGCTTTAGAAGGGTTTAGCCGACGAAACATTCCATAATTCGTCGGCTAAACCTTATAAAAAAATTTAAAAATACTATAGCCGACGAATTATGACGTATTTCGTCGGCTATAAGTCCATTCCAGTAAAAAAAAAAAACCCAAAATTTCTAAATTACCATTCCAAACAAGCTGCAAAATACACCAAAACAATTCCATATAACCAACAACAAGCACATAAAACTATACAAAATCTAGATCGTCTAAATTAATATCCGCTTTCGGGGGCTGCTGCGGAGGTTGCGGCGGCTGGGGTAGCGGTATAGCCGGAGGCATGGGCGGAGCCGGAAGTCCATGAAGCTGGGCAGCTGTAAACTCCTGCATATACTGGAACATCTGCTGCTGCTGGGCCTGCTGGATGGCATATATCTCTGCAACATAGGCTACTTGCGCGGCATTATAGGCAACCTGAGCAGCTTGTTGTTCCCGTAGTCTCTGAACTTCCGACTCTAGCTGAGTCGTCCTGGTGGTTATGGTCGTGGTCCTGCTGCTGGTCGAGGCTGCCTTTCGTTGAAATCCTGGAGTGGTCTTCAGGACCCCCTCGCCCTTCTTTCCTAGACCCCTGCAATAGAAGTTGTTTGCTCGCGGTGGGAAAGCTGTGCCCATGATCCTCACACCAACCGTCGGATCTGAAGTGTCGATCCGGAACATGGCTTCGGACATCTCTTCCTCCTGCGTGGCTGGCCATGTCTCCCTCACTATAGCACTCATCACCTCGTCACTAGCCTCTCTCACCTTCGCCTAATTGGATAGGAAAAAAATTATTAATTAACATTTTAACATATATATAAGTAAAATTAAAAATTTAAAAACGTAAGATGACTTACAATATCCTCCTGGCGTCAGGATATGCCTTCTTGTACGTATAGACGTACCGGTTAACTTCTGGATGTTCCCTGGCCGCCTCGTCCATGAAGACAGCGAACGGTCTAGAACCGGCATGATGGTTCCTTGTGTTGCGTTGCCGGTTATGAGTGTTTGCTCGGGAAACGGCCTTCAAAGAAAAAAATAAACTATTAGTAAAATATTTAAAAACGCACGTACTTAATGACAAATTAACTAATTAATTTTTTTAAATACCTGTTTACGAGGGTTGTTAAATTCTGATGTCGGAAGCCAACGCCACTCGTACTCCATGTACTGGAACTCAGCAGGGGTACCAGAACGTGTGTTCCCGTGCGTAGTCCAGTGGGTCCGCAACTCGTTCTTACACTCCTTGTACCTACAGATACAACAAAAATATTAGAAATATTATAAATATCACATACAATTTTGTTTTTTCATTAACTTCCCAACGTACCTTCCCCCATGCACAACTTCCGCCCAGCTGTTCTTCAGGTGCTCGGGAACCTCAAACCACACCTGTATTTAACCGTTTATTAGTTTAGTTTTTCGAGAAATCAACAATGTAATACATAATATTATTGAGTCATTTTGTAAACTCACCGACATCGCGTTGTGGACCATGTCCTTAACCTCCTGCAGGACCTCACCCTAGTCTGACCACAACATAGGGACTCTATCTCTGATGAGCGCTCCCACGCGGCCGGAGTACGTCATCGATTTCCCGCCCGATACTATGTTGNNNNNNNNNNNNNNNNNNNNTATAAGGTTCCAATACTCCTTGGAACGGATAAAGTTCTCCATCATCAATGCCCAATGAGCATAATGCCCATCAAACTTTGGAATTGCTACTGGCACAAAACTACCCTCAGCTGCCATTCTCTCACTCTCTGCAAAGAAATCTTATTTCAATGCTCCTTAGGTCAGGCCCCAGTGATGGGGCTCTGATACCAGATGTTGAAAAACCAAATCCTAGAAACAAATAACTCTCAAGCTTTTGATGGATGATTCTTATTCAATTCAAGAAACAACTACGGCTTATATAGCCATTACAGAAGGATAAGAAATTCAAAACAAACCACATCTTTACAACCCTAAGACTGTGGTCGACTCAACTAAAGAATAGCTCAAACTCTAACTAGTAAATAACAAGCTCCTCATAACTAGGAGTTATTAACAGATACGAAGACCAAGCAATCCTATCAACTCAAACTACTTAACCATCATCCAATTGAAATGCAACGACCAAGTCTCCAACAGATTCATGCGAATGGTATATACTTGTTTCTTGATTTCAAATGAATCAATAATTGATTCATCACTCCCAGCTTTATATTTCCATGGCTCTTGAATTCCAAAACATACAGTTGAGTAAGAGAAAGGGAAACTGAGATGTCGATCTACATTCTCCCTCCTTTCAAATCTAATCTCTATAAACCAAACCAGAAGCTTGAATTGGCTTGATTATGATGATGAGCAAGTGAATATGGTTGGTCGGGAAATTTGGTCTACTGGTAAATAAAGATAGCAGACCTGACTTTCATTCTCTTTTTCATGAGGATGAACGACTGGGCTTCCTCAATTTGTTTTGTTTGAAAAGGTTTCTTCTTCCTTTCATATGAACCAGGATGTGATCGATGTTTAATTGTTTATGTTTGCAGACCCACTAACACTGTTATCTCGAACGTTAATGATTGGGTGATGTGTTAAATAAAAAACCACGTGTCTTGTGCTTATTGGCTGGGAGGAAGATCCATTCGGGGCCTAGCCTATTAGTTAACAGCTTGTCTTTGTTCATCAATCACTTCAAGGTGCACGTACAATTCAATACGGTGTTAAATTTGTTTGGTGGAACAGCCTGGATCGAATAAATTCAACTTCAATGGATGAATTATTGAAATAAATTCAGACACCGACGTTTTGGTGTGTATATGGTCAGATTCAAAAGCTAGCTAGCTGTAAGCATACATTGGGATCTTCTTCTTCCCCAATGGGGCAACCAAGCTCGGTGAAACTGGTGGAGATTTGCAGGGTGGCTCCAAAACCAGGAGCACAAGTGGATCTGTTGTCCCTTCCTCTCACTTACTTTGACTCGCTCTGGCTAAGGTTCCCACCCGTACAACGCCTTTAGTTCTATGAATCAACATCTTCTTCTTCCACTACTACTACTGATTCTCTAATTGCCTATCTCAAAACCTCGCTCTCTCTCACTCTCAAACACTTCGTACCTCTCGCCGGAAACCTAACTTGGCCTCAGGACTCCCCCAGACCCGTTCTCAGCTATGTCGAAGGCGACGCCGTTTCGCTCACAGTAGCCGAATCGACCGATGCTGATAATTTCGACCACCTTTCGAGCAACAGCGTCTTTGTCGAATCCAGAGCTTACCATCCACTTGTTCCCCAATTGGAGTCGTCTCACGAACGAGCTGCAGCCATTGCCTTGCAAATAACCCTATTTCCTGGCCGTGGCTTTGCCATCGGAACAGCCATGCACCATGCCATCCTTGACGGCAAAACATCAATCTCGTTTGTTAAGTCGTGGGCTCATGCATGCAGCAAACAAGTCGAAAATGGCGTGTCCGATATTGGATCAGATGTCTCGTTACCGGAGACGTTGAAGCCGTTATATGACAGAACGGTCATCCATGACTGGACTGGGCTCGGACTCGAATCCATCTACTTGAACGAATGGCAAAACATGGATGGCCCCAACAACAGAAGCCTAAAGATTTGGGAGTTGAAAGCTCCACCAGATGACTCAGTTCGAGGCATCTTTGAGTTCACACGCGCAAATATACAAACCCTAAGGCAGATGGTAGTAGAAAAAGTTTCTGATCTTCATTTGTCAACGTTTTCTCTAGTGTGTGCTTATACTTGGGTTTGTTTAGTCAAGGCACAAGAAGTAGAAGCCGGAAAAACTTCATATCAGGCATTTAGTGTGGACTGTAGGTCTCGCTTGGACCCTCCGGTACCTGAAAACTATTTCGGGAACTGCACGAGGGGTGTGCTGGCGTTTGCAGAAGCTAAGGAGTTATTGGGTGAAGATGGGTTGGTCGTGGCGGTCACAGCAATTAGTGAAGCTATAAAGGGTTTGGACAAGAATGGGGTTTTGAAGGGGGCCGACGAGGTTTACGTTTCGAAATTCAAGGACTATCTTGGGGTTGACGGAGTCTATTCTACTGCTGGTTCTCACCGATTTCAGATATATGATACCGACTTCGGATGGGGTACGCCGACGAAAGTTGAGGTGGTTTCTATAGATAGGACCGGAGCATTTTCAGTGTCGGATTCCAAGAATGGTGGTGGAGGTGTAGAGGTCGGGATGGTTCTGAAGAAACATGTTATGGAGGCTTTTGCTTCTCTATTTGCTAAAGGTTTTGGAAAACACTGAGTGAGCTGGGGGTTGAGAAAAACCCTATTTGCAGTTGTGATCGAGCTATATATGTCGTTGATTACCTAATAATAGCTTTTGTTGAAGAATATGCATATGCCTTGGTTTCAAGGAGGTAAGTTTTACGTAGTGAAACTCGAGTACTTGATGGACTCGTTTCGATCTACTTTGTATATATACAATTTAGTTTTAAAGTAATGTTAGGTGAACCACCTTTAGAGGACGTTTACCTCCCGGCGATAGAGCTCCCCATAAAAAATATATATTTAGTGTAAATATGGTTGACCGCTTTGATCAGAGCCCTAACTTTGCCAAATTAAAGTGATTTTTCTGCCATAAATCTATTTCACTATTCTGATCACATCTTATTTCACGAGATTTTTGAAAATTTTGTTTCCTGTGTGTAGTTGGTTCACAAAGTTGTACAGTTGCATATAACCTACTATACAAGTTATACCATATTAGTAGCCACGTTGTGATTCCGATGACTAAAATTTACAAAATGAAAATTCCACCGTCTGATATGATCATTATAGTGAAACATGGCTATGATATGAAATTCAACTCAATTCGGCAACGTTGGGGGCTCGATCGAAACGGTCAACCCTAATCCATCGTCACTTATCACACGGAAACATTCTTAACTACCCCTCCACGGCCTAGTTTGGTCAATCCTTCCACATATTAAACTTTTACATAGATGAGACGTAACCACCCATGTAAAAATTAGGGGACGTTTACCTTCCGATGATAAGGCTCCCTATAGGGAACATTTAGGATAAATAAGGTTGACCGCATTGATCGGGGCCCTAACTTTACCAAATTAAAGTGATTTTTCTACAATAGACGTATTTCACTATTTTGATCACATCTTATTTCACGAGATTTTTGAAATTTTTTCTTCCCGTGTGTAGTTGGTTCACAAAGTTGTACAGTTGCATATAACCTACTATACAAGTTATACCATATTAGTAGCCACATTGTGATTTCGATGACTAAAATTCACCGTCAAATATGATCTTTATAATGAAACATGGCTATGGTATGAAATTTAACTCAATTCGGTAACATTGGGGGCTCGATCGAAACGGTCAACCCTAATCCATCGTCACTTATCACACGAAAACATTCTTAACTACCCCTCCGCGGCTTAGTTTTGTCAATCCTTCCATATATTAAACTTTCACATAGATGAGACTTAACCACCCATGTAAAAATTAGGGGACGTTTACCTTCCGATGATAGGGCTCCCCATATGGAACATTTAGGATAAATAAGGTTAACCGCATTGATCGGGCCCTACCTTTGCCAAATTAAAGTGATTTTTCTACCAAAGACGTATTTCACTATTCTGATCATATCTTATTTCATGAGATTTTTGAAAATTTTGCTTCCTCTGTGTAGTTGGTTCATAAAGTTGTACACTTGCATATAACCTACACTACCAGGACAAGCACTTTAGCCGACGAAAAAGTTTCGTCGGCCTGTTAGGTTAATTCGTCGGCTAAGATCTTAGCCGACGAGCCTTCGTTGGCTATGGTTTCGTCGGGAAAGGGTCGTCTGTGATGACTTTAGTCGACGATCCTAGAAGACGTCGTCGGCTATTGTCCCAGAATTTAGCCGACGAATATCTTCAATGTTTCGTCGACCATAGTCTGAGACTTTAGCCGACGAAACATGTAAGATATTCGTCGGCTAAAGTTTGTAATAAAAAATTAAAAAAATAACTATAGCCGACGAAATATAGTCTGTTTCGTCGGCTTTAGAAGAGTTTAGCCGACGAAACATGCCATAATTCGTCGGCTAAACTTTATAACAAAAATTAAAAATACTATAGCCGATGAATATCTTACCTGTTTCGTCGGCTATAAGTCCATTCCAGTAAAAAAAAACCCGAAATTTCTAAATTACCATTCCAAGCAACCTGCAAAATACACCAAAACAATTCCATATAACCAACAACAAGTACATAAAACTATATAATTGATCAACTACACAAAATTGAAGTTGTTTCCTACTAAAGTTAGCAACTTTCTGAACAAAACCACCCTAATCACACAAAATCATCTCAATTTTGAAGAAAAAAAAAATAGCCAAAAACTAAACCCTATATGCACAAAATTATCTCAAAAATACAAATTAATATATTCAAACATAAAAGGGGATAAGTAAAACCCTAGAAATTGAGAAACCTGGAAAAGCGCTTTTGTGAGAAGCGGATTCTGGATGACCATTGTAAAACCCCTACACATCAAGTAACTGAGATAACTATAACAACACATTTTCCTATTCATGCCGCATAGAAATGGTGAATAGTTTGAAACCAGAAAACTCACTTGAACAAAGTCTACATGCCCTCAACCAGAAACAAAGTGGTTGAACTTGTTGAATCGACCAAAATCAACATATCCCTGCATCACAATGAGCACTCAGACTCGGTGCACAGAAATGAATACATCCAAAATGTCCATTTACCTACTCAACTTTCTTGAACTTTTAAAGCTTACTAAAACCATGATTAACTGTAATATCCCGGACCCAATTTTACCTATTTACTAGGTATTGCACGAGTTACTGAAGAATTTAACCGTGCTCGGTAATTTGGTAATTTAACACTCGACTTTATTGTCGAGTTTTTCTCAAAATGTCAAGTTCTTTTATGGACCCGAGGTCTTAGTGCGCGTCGATACGAGTTCATCGGTGTCCTCCAATTATTTTTGGAGTTTCGAGTTATTTTCTACGATTTATCGAAGGCTTGGTGTTATAGTTAATTTTTCTGAAATCAGATTATAACTTTTAATCTTGGCCATCTGATCGGTTAGGGTTTCGATCTGGACCGTTGGTTCGGGTATAAAGGGAAAACAGATGGGTTGACCTTGTCAAACCCACATACGGGCGTTGACCCGAGCCGGGACTGCTCTCTCTTCCTCTCCGCCTGCCTCCATCATCTCCGACATGGTGACGCCGATTCCGGCCACCACTTGCTGCAAAAACACCACNNNNNNNNNNNNNNNNNNNNTACGGATGACGATCCTCCCTGAGGTACTGACGGTCTTCTCGAGAGCCTTCCTTGTAACGTGGCCTCTCTTCTTCTTTGTCGGCTTCGCTCCGACGGTGCCTATCACATGATAAACCAAATTGATTATTAAAATTGGAGACCTTTTATTATTAATTATAAGAAAACAAATCATTCATCTTTCATTACCTGAGGGCGATGTGGCTGATGCGACGGATTTCGTCTCTGTAGCCGATGATGATAACCCTCGCGGAAATAAGAGGCGTATCAAAAGGCACGAACCGGTACGCCGCTGATGGAGCCACTGGCGGGGGCAGTGGATAAATCGGCGTCCCTGAACCATCGACTGCAGGTAAGGCCGGTCTCATCCGCGGAAGGAACAGATGAGGCGGCGGCATCTGTACCCCAGATGACCCACTATCCGAAGAAGTAGGACCCAAAGTGGGCGCTCGGTGTATCTCAGGCATACGGGGTGCAGACACCTCCGTCTGGGTCTGAGGCCACAGCTGCCTCGAGGAATGAGGGACGCCCCGCTGCCTCGATGAAGGGGGGACCTCCGGCTGCCTCTGCGCTGTCTCTAGAAGGGTCGCATGTCTGGCTGTCATGGGGCCCCGAAACAACGTTTGAGGGTTGCTAGAGGTTCCCTCAGACGATTCGGACCTTTGGCCCTTTGAACCCTTCGTCGATCTAAAATTACCGCTCATCCTGTTTAAAATATTAATTTGAATCAAGGCTGTGGCATGGGCGGATACACTCATTCAATGTTGCTCGTTAATTCAAGGCTGATGCAACATTGAAAAAGTAAAAATTCAATCTTATCCTTCTCAAATCTAAGGCTCTAGATTATTTTGTATTTATTCTATAAAAAATATTGTTGAAACCATTTTTTTTTCATTATGTTCATGCTTAAATTTAAACACTTAATATAATGTGAAATATATATTTTTGAAATTATACTTGTTCAAAAATATGAATTCAATTAAATATATATATATATATATATTCAATAGGATTTGATATAGGTTTTTCTATTTTGTATTTTGTATCTTATGTTTAAAAATTCGATGAAGAATATATATATTGACACGACCCACCCCGAATTTCACCCTGAAACCCAGAGTAAGTCGTGCGGGGACCACCTCCAAGGAAAATTTACTGAAAAGATTAAGCAAATCTCCCTTGCAGATGGACAACCCTAACTCGAAAATGTCATATTACACTCTTAATTTAACGCTTCTGAATATCACATAATATACAAAAATTCTAAAGTATTCAGAGCTACTAAACACAAGCGGAAGCAAGAAAACACAAGTAGGTTGAACAGGTAACCTACTGATGAAAACTGGCCGAATACGATCACAAGAGTCTTCGGTATCATCTATGAATACGATCACAAGAGTCTTCGGTATCATCTATGAATACGATCACAAGAGTCTTCGGTATCATCTATGAATACGATCACAAGACTCTTGTGATCGGTAAATATCTGACAAGATATCATCTATGAATACGATCACGAAACGATCAAGATATGGACTAAACACCCTATTCATGAGATCCATGAACGCCGCGGGTGCATTAGTAAGTCCAAAAGGCATCACCACAAATTCATAATGACCATAACGTGATCGGAAAGCAGTCTTGACTATGTCACCCTCTCGGATCCGCAACTGATGATACCCCGATCTCAAATCAATCTTGGAGAAAACAGAGGCACCCCTCAACTGATCAAATAAATCATCGATCCGAGGCAACGGATATTTATTCTTCACTGTGACCTGATTCAACTTCCTATAATCGATGCATAGTCTCATGGTGCCATCTTTCTTCTTGACAAACAACACTGGAGCACCCCATGGAGACATGCTAGGCCGAATAAACCCTTATCTACCAACTCCTGCCAATTGNNNNNNNNNNNNNNNNNNNNGACTTGTGGAGCTGCAACCATTGAACTGGACCAAGGTAGAAGCTTGGTGCGTTTTGGCTAGAGGGGACCCGAGGTGGTGTGGTGCTGATTCAGTGGAGGTGGCGCCTAAGGAAGCAGCTGGGGATGTTTGGAAGTCCTCCATGTTGAGGTTTGGCAAGGAGGAGCTTCTGGTTTATGAAGAAGGACAATTTGAAGGTAAGCTTGGTGTTTCAGCTTCTGTGTTGGGTTGTAATGAGGTTTGAGTTCGGGTTAGGTGTTCTGGTGTTGTTGCTCGGTGTTATTTGGAGATGGTTAATGACTGTTTCATTGTTGTGGTTGATATTTGTCGATAACTTGGTGATAGGAGTTTATGGGGAGGTTATGGCGAAATTCCGGCAAGAGAATCCGGCGAGGGCAGAATCAGGCAGAGACTATTGAGGTAGTTATCGACATTTTTCCATGCTGTTGTGTATCGTTTCAGTAATAGGAAAGTTTGTAGGTTGTAGTCGGAAAATCTTTCTAAGTGAGGCAAGTTTCTATTTTAGGAAACTTTATATTTATGAGAAACCCTTTTTGGGTGCCCTTAGTAATTTGGTTGACGTGTTAAAGACATGGAAATTGCTTGTGACTTCAATTGCCGGTTAAGGTTTGGTTTGGAACCGAATAAGTTTTAGATGCGAAGTTAGTAGAAAATGATTCTAAATATCTATTGGTCAACCTGGGTCAAACTTGGTCAATTCTGGTCAACCTAGGAAATCCTAGTCAAACTAGGAAGAAGTCGATTCGTTAATGATTATTGGAGTCCGGTCTGACAAATTTATTCTTCTGTTTATCGTCAGACGTGGGATTGACTCGAGATTGTGAATAGTGGAGGCAGCGCTCGAGGAGTATGCCGAGCATTGAAAGGCTTAGGCCTAATACTGTGAGTGGACTTTTGTTTTAAATAAAATGCATGCTATAGTTCATAGATGAACAATTAATGTTGTGAAGTATTTTGACGTCATTTTATTTTTGACGGTTTTATTTCTCTTGGAGAGTTACCGAAAATGGGATTTTCGGTGAATATAAATATGTATTTATGAGGAGAGTATGTATAAAAATGCTAGCTAGCCCTATGTGTCTGTCCACCTTAATGGCGTAGCATATAGCCGTATTATGGTGTGACGTGAGCGTTGGACGCGAGCGTAGTAGCCCTATATGAGTGTTTAATTCATATAGGGGGTATGGACACATATTTATACACCCGTCTGTCTACCTTAATGACGTAGTGTAGCACCGCATTAAGACGTGACGTGAACGTTGGACGCGAGCGTAGTAGCCCTATATAGACCCATGAATTTATATAGGGAGTATGGACGTGTGTAAATACATACATATATGTTAGAGCCTGAGAGGCTCGATATTATGAGATGAAAGTTTTATCGCTTGCAGCATGCATTCGATTTTCCTTGGAAATTGATTTGGGAAAACATAAATATTTTATTCGTTAATTTATTTTTGTCCACTCACTCTAAAGTTTAGTTTTCAATGTTTTCCCCTGGGCTCTTCGTTTTAAAATGCCCAGTTTTCAGGATCGCATAGTTGAGGTCGGGCGTACATGGAGATGAGGCATAGTCATCATATAGCTTTCGCTTGTTAATTTATTATGTTTCCTTTCTTCCTATTAGAGTTGCTCTGAACCTATAAATGGTTGGTTATGAGATTTGTTTAAAGTTAGTATTTATTTTGGGTGGTGTTGTGATTTGGGGGAGCACGAAGGCTCTAGGAGTTTATGGTTGGAATTAAATTTTCAGAAGTGTTTGCAGGTTTTACTAGGAAGGGTTGTCCATTTTCAAGGGAGGTTATGCCGATTTTTCGGTAAACTTTCCTTGGAGGTGGTCCCCGCACGACTTACTCCGGGTTTCAGGGTGAAATTCGGGGTGGGTCGTGTCACTGAGTCTTGCATATTGCTCTTTGATTGA
Above is a window of Fragaria vesca subsp. vesca linkage group LG7, FraVesHawaii_1.0, whole genome shotgun sequence DNA encoding:
- the LOC101309105 gene encoding phenolic glucoside malonyltransferase 1-like; its protein translation is MGQPSSVKLVEICRVAPKPGAQVDLLSLPLTYFDSLWLRFPPDSPRPVLSYVEGDAVSLTVAESTDADNFDHLSSNSVFVESRAYHPLVPQLESSHERAAAIALQITLFPGRGFAIGTAMHHAILDGKTSISFVKSWAHACSKQVENGVSDIGSDVSLPETLKPLYDRTVIHDWTGLGLESIYLNEWQNMDGPNNRSLKIWELKAPPDDSVRGIFEFTRANIQTLRQMVVEKVSDLHLSTFSLVCAYTWVCLVKAQEVEAGKTSYQAFSVDCRSRLDPPVPENYFGNCTRGVLAFAEAKELLGEDGLVVAVTAISEAIKGLDKNGVLKGADEVYVSKFKDYLGVDGVYSTAGSHRFQIYDTDFGWGTPTKVEVVSIDRTGAFSVSDSKNGGGGVEVGMVLKKHVMEAFASLFAKGFGKH